The Geothrix sp. DNA segment AATTGTTGGCCGCCATCTCCTTGCCGATGGCCCTCTCGACCTCGGCGTTGGCATCCGCGGCAGCCTTCTCCGCGACGGGGTCGAAGGTGCCCGCCGCCACCTTCTCAAGCACAGGCTCCATGGCCATGGGATGCCCCTGCCAGACCAGGCGGCCCGAGCCGTCCACGATGAAGGTCGCCGGAATGCCCTCCAGGCCTGCGGCCTTCATCCAGTTCGTGTTCATCTGCTCATCACGGGTGTCGCGGCAGACCAGGTAGTCCATGGTCGCGCCCTTCTCCTTGACGAAGTCTTTCACCTTCTGGTCCATGTCCTCGGGCGTCTTGCCGGTTTCGAGGACATTGACGCCGATGAACGTGATCTTGCCGGCGTACTTCTTCGCAAAGCCCGATACGTGGGGAATCGCGGCTTTGCAGGGTCCGCACCACGTCGCCCAGAATTCCAGGACGTACACCTGGCCCTTGGCCAGGGCGGACAGAGGCTCGCCCTTGATCCAGGTGCCAGGCGTGAAGGCCGGTGCCATATCGCCGACCTTGAGGTTGACGGCGGCCGCCTGGGCCGTCGGCGCCTGGGCGGCAGCGGGGACGGAGAGGGCGAGGCAGGACGTGGCGAGAAGGAGCACTGTCCCTCGCCACTGAGAAAGTCGGGGCATGAAGTCCTCCTGGGGATAAACCGATTCTGTTTCGGCTGCCAAGTATTCGCCCCACCCCCTAGCGGGTCCTACTCCGGTTTCGGACTTTGGACATGCACCGGTTTCAAAGCCGGCCATCACCCGGCCGATTCCACCCGCGGGGCGGGGCCCCGGAGGAGAAGGGGCTCACCGAGGGCCCCGGCCCGGTCCAGGCGGGTCTCCCACCGCCAGGCCAGCGAAAGTCAAGCGATCCGGATCGCGAAAAGTATTCTGGAGTGGAGTATCGTCTGGGTCATCTCCACCCAGTGAGCGAGCCGCCATGATCCTCCAGGCCGACCTCCGACATCTGATCTGCACGCTCTCCGACGCGCTCGATCTGGTGGGCGTGGACGACGTGGGCCACGGCAAGCGGGTGGGCGTCATGGCCGCGGAGTGCGGAAGGCGGGCCGGGCTGGCCCCGGAAGAGGTCACCTTCCTCTTCGACCTCGGCATGCTCCACGACATCGGCGTGTCGTCCACCCAGGTCCACCACAACATCATCACCACCTTCGCCGCACCGGACGTCCAGGCCCACTGCGATACCGGCGCCGGGCTGCTAGCCAGCTTCCAGCCCCTGGCCTCCCTCGCCCCGGCGGTGAAGCGCCACCACACCCCCTGGACGCGGCTCATGGAGGAGGGGATCGACCCCGCCCTCGCCTGGCAGGCCAACCTGGTCTTCCTGGTGGACCGGGTGGACGCCCTGGCCGTCACCCACCATTCCCAGGGCTCGCCCATCCTCCATGCCCCGGAGATCCGGGAGCGGATCCGGCAGCATTCGGGTACTGATTTCAACCCGGAGCTGGTGGACCTGTTCCTGGAGACGTCGGGCTCAGAGGCCTTCTGGCTGATGCTGGAACCCCGGCCCATGAACGACTTCATCCAGGAGGTGCACAGCCAGCGGCTGGGCTACGCGGCCAGCATGGGCGACCTCAGGCAGCTGGCGGAGATCTTCTCGCGCATCGTCGATGCCAAGAGCCCCTTCACCGCCGAGCACTCCCTGGGCGTGGCCGAGCTGTCACGGTTCCTGGCCCGGAAGATGGAGCTGGGGGAGAGCAGCCAGCGGAAGCTCGAGATCGCGGGGCTGCTGCACGACGTGGGGAAGCTCCGCGTGCCGGACGAGATCCTGGACAAGCCGGGCCAGCTGGACTGGCAGGAACGGCAGGTCATCAACACCCACAGCTTCGAGACCTACCAGATCCTGCGCCACCTCCACGGGTTCGAGGAGATCGCCCAGTGGACCGCCCACCACCACGAGGCTCCGGGCGGCGGCGGCTACCCCTTCCACCTCGATGCCAGCCTCCTGCCCCTGGAGGCCCGCATCCTCCGCATCGCGGACATCTTCCAGGCCATGGTGCAGGACCGGCCCTACCGGAGGGGGCTCAACCAGACCCAGGCCCTGGCCTTCATGACGAACCTCTCGGCCCGGGGACTGGCGGAGCCGGAGATCGTGGCCCACCTCGTCTCCTGCGGCGGCGAGGCCATGGCCGCGGCCCATGCCGGCGTCCGCCGCGACCAGGCCTGAGGGACCCTCCTACTGGCAGAGTTTCCCGCCCAGCGGCTTCCCGCCCAGCAGGTGGAAGTGCAGGTGGAAGACCGTCTGACCACCATCGGCGCCGCAGTTGCTGATGAGGCGCCAGCCGCTGGCCTGGATCCCGTGCTCCGCAGCCAGCTTCGCGGCCAGGCGGGGCACCCGGGCGGCCGCGGCCTCGGCCTCCGGGGTCAGGTCCCCCAGGCCCTCGCAGTGGACCTTCGGAATGATCAACAGGTGGACCGGCGCCTGCGGGAAGATGTCCTTGAAGGCGATGAGAGTATCGTCTTCGTACACGATGGCCGAAGGGATCTCCTTCCGTGCGATCTTGCAGAACAGGCACTCGCTCGTAGGGGCGCTCATCAGGACCTCCGATGTTTCACATCATCTTGCACCAGCCTGAGATTCCGCAGAACACGGGAAGCATCGGCCGCCTCTGCGTGAACAACGGGGCGAAGCTCCACCTCGTGCATCCGCTGGGCTTCGAGACCACGGACGCCCAGGTGCGCCGGGCCGGCCTGGACTACTGGGAGAAGCTGGACCCCACCCACTATGAGAACTGGGAGGACTTCCTGGCGCGGAATCCCGCGAAGCGGCTCTGGTTCTTCAGCACCAAGGGGGCCCGGCGCCACACCCAGGTGCCCTGGGCCTACGGCGATGGCCTGGTCTTCGGCCGCGAGACGGTGGGCCTGCCCGATGACCTGCTTGAGGCCAACCGGGACCACCTCGTGCGCATCCCCATGCTGGGCGACCACCATCGCAGCCTCAACCAGGCCCAGGCCGCGGCCATTGGCCTTTACGAGGCCCTGAGGCAGACTGAGAACTGGTAAACCCGGGAGTCCCCATGAGCCAAGCGCCGATCCGCGTCGTCATCGCCAAGCCCGGCCTCGACGGCCATGACCGCGGCGCCAAGGTCGTGGCCCGGGCTCTGCGGGATGCCGGCATGGAGGTGATCTACACCGGCCTGCGCCAGACGCCTCAGCAGATCGCCGCCGCCGTGGTGCAGGAAGATGCCCGCGTGCTGGGCATGAGCATTCTCAGCGGCGCCCACAACCAGATCTTCCCCGAGGTGCTGCGGCTGCTCAAGGAACAGGGCGCGGACGACGTGCTGGTCTTCGCCGGCGGCATCATCCCCGACGAGGACATCCCCGCACTCAAGGCCGCGGGCATCCGCGAGATCTTCCAGCCCGGCACCAACACCGACGACATCGTGGCCTTCATCCGCAGCGCGATCCACGACTGATGGCCAAGACCAGCCCGCTTTACGAATGCACGGCCTGCGGCGCGCGCCACCCCAAGGCCATGGGGAAGTGCACGGCCTGCGGCTCCTGGGATACCGTGCAGGAAGTCCGCGGTGCCCTGAAGCGCGACCTCCAACGGGCGGGCTCGGCCTACGCGCAAAGCCATTACTCAGGCCCCATCGCCCTCCCCGATGTGGATGTCTCCGACACCCAGCGCATCCCCACGGGCCTGCGCGAGCTGGACCGCGTCCTGGGCGGCGGCGTGGTGCCCGGCATGGTGGCCCTGCTGGGCGGCGAGCCGGGCATCGGCAAGTCGACGCTGCTGCTGCAGTGGGCCGCCACGACCTCGGGCACGGTGCTCTACGCCAGCGGCGAGGAGAGCGAGCGCCAGATCAAGCTGCGGGCCCAGCGCCTGGGCGCGGAGAACCCGGGCATCCATCTGCTGGCCGAAACGGACGTGCGGCGCATCCTCGAGGAGGCCGAGCGCATGAAACCGGGCCTGCTGCTGGTGGACAGCATCCAGACCCTCTTCGATCCCGACTTCGAAAGCAGCGCGGGCAGCGTGAGCCAGGTGCGGGGCTGCGCCGCCCTGCTCACCCGCTGGGCCAAGACCACGGGTACGCCCCTGGTCCTGGTGGGCCACGTCACCAAGGACGGCAGCCTCGCCGGCCCCAAGGTGCTCGAACATCTCGTGGACACCGTGCTGGCCTTCGAGGGTGACCGGCACCACCACCACCGCCTGCTGCGAGCCCTCAAGAACAGATTCGGCGCCGCCTTCGAGCTGGGCGTCTTCGCCATGACGGAAAAGGGCCTGGTGCCCGCCGAGGGCAATCCCTTCTTCCTGGATGCCGAGCCGCGGCCCGGCTGCGCGGCCACCGTGGTGCTCAGCGGCACGCGGCCCATGGTGGTGGAGATCCAGGCCCTGGTGGCTTCCGCGGGCCTGGGCATCCCCCGCCGCACGGCCCTGGGCATCGATGGCCAGCGGCTGGCCATGCTCTGCGCCGTGGCCGAGCGCCGCGGCGGCGTGCAGCTGCACGACCGCGACGTCTACGTGAACGTCGCCGGCGGCCTGGAGATCGAGGATCCCGCCGCGGACCTGGCCGTCATCGCCGCGCTGTGCAGCAGTGCAGGCGGCCGGCTGTTGGCGGAGAAGTGCCTCTTCATGGGCGAGGTGGGCCTCACGGGCGAGGTGCGTCCCGTGGCCCAGCTGCCCCTGCGCCTCCAGGAGGGCGCCCGCCTGGGTTTCGCCTGCGCCGCCGTGCCCAGGCTGGGCTTCGAAGGCAAGAGCCCCCTGGAGCTGTTCCTGGAGACCAGCGTCGAGCGCCTGCGCGGCAAGGCTTGGCTCAAGGGCGTGGTGGAGGAGTAGGAACGGTTCCAGGTGAGTTAATTCGAACTTCGATCAAATAATGACGAATTAAATCTATGATTGGTAATTAGACCTACGAGGCTTTGGAAGTCGTGAGGAGGCTCGTGCACGATCTTGCAACCCTTGGTCAGAGGTGAGAATTTCTACTTCGAACCGACGATCCATATAAAATTGTGCGATCAATTCAATTGTAAAATCCCCAAAAGAGACCCCGTGCTTAATGCTATCAGGCCATTCGGCAACTATACGCTCGATGTTTGGTGGCTCCCAAATGATGCTCTGCTCATTGAATATTCCCCAAGGTGAATCTCCATTAATTGCTTGTTTCAATAATTCCATAAGCAAGTTTGCACATTTTACATTTGAGGTTTGAGCGATATGGTTCCCGGTTTCAATTAAAGCGGCGATCGGCAGAATAAAAATGAACCCTTTTGTTTTTTTTACATCAATAAGGTTTTGAATCCTTCCTTGGTCCCAAGGATCAGATTTTGGGCCCGTAACATCCATACCCGGCACACCCAGCCAAGTACAAACCATACTAGAGTCCAGGATCAATACTTGCTTATTCATGCTTGGCTACCATTTAACTTAGACAAAGCATTTTCAATTACTCCACGGCTAGACAATTTCCCAACTGAATTACTTGCAAGGAGCTTTGCTAGCGGTTCAATGTCATCAAGCAAAGAAATATGGCTATTCCCAGTAATTGAATCTCTATGCGCTATCGCTATAAAGGCTAGCATTTCTGGCCCCATCTCATCCAACAGCGTTGCATTATGAGTTGTGATCAGGAGGTCAATATGTCGCTTTGCACTCAGTTTTTTCAACATGTTAATTAGAATTTTTGCTCGTGATGGATGGAGCCCATTATCTACTTCTTCGATCACGAGTAGACTCTGAATTGGTCGAGTAAGCAGTGCTGTGACAATCGCAATAAATCTTAAAGTTCCATCCGACATTCCTCTTGCATCTACAATTTGGTTTTTTGAGTCTGCATTCCAACCCTCTTCACAGTAAAGCATTGCATCGCTATTATATTTTCCGACAGCCTCGGCGAATACATGCTTAATGTCTTTTTCAGGGAGTGCCCTCGTAAATTCAGTTATTTGAGCTTCAATCTCAGCTTTTTCTTTGGGCGGAAAAGCTGCCAAAACACCAGCCACATTATTTGCATCCGGTTCTAATTCATCGGATAACTTTCGATAATCTCTCATATGACTTGGAATGGGATCGAGTATAAATATTTTCTTAAAATCAGATACCAGTAGAGAGACCCCTTCAGATATATCTAATGCTAGTTCAGTATTATTCAATTGAAATAATAATGAACTAGAACGAGTCATAAATCTTACCGTACCACTCTTTCCATTATAGAGCCGCGCAGTTATTGTTGGAGATCCAATCGCACACAGATCTGTTCTTAATAATCCAACTTCAGCATTTTGAATAAATTTTCTCGTTCCATTTTTACTTACTTTATATTTTTTTCTAATAATTGATTCCGAATTGACTTCACATCGATTCGCATTAATCACACATTCAATAGTGTATGTATATTCACTGATAATTTCCAATTGATCTTGTTGAAAAGGTTCTACTGTTACACCAATTCGAAATTTATTTCCTGGGGACCTGGCAGCCCAATCCAATCCACCTCGAACGGCCGGCAGGTTTTGTTCGCCCCTTATGGACGATGTCAAATTAGTACCGCTAACACTTCGATAAAGGAACATTAATGCATCAAGTGCGTTACTTTTCCCACTCGCATTTGTGCCAATTAATACTGTCATTGGATCGAAATGTAATTCGCCTTTTTCAAAACTTTTCCAATTTTCTAAACTCAGCTTAGTAATCAAGAAGCCTCCAGAAAATTTTGTACTGCAAGGCAAACTCCAGGTCTAATCCAGAATTGAAGGCTGCGAGGGAGGACAGCATGAAGCTAGGTTATTCTCTTACGGCCATTACGACAATTCTGTTTGCGACAAATTCGTTTGATGGCTATGTAACCATCCGCTCTGTATTACTGCAGAGAACGGTGCGTCTGGTTGTTCATGTGCCCACTGCGGCCGTCCAAGGCGGATGGCGGTCCACCCATCCCGAGTCCCCCATGCAGCTGGTGCTCTTCCTTCCGGGTGCCTGGGACGGCCCCGAGGACTTCCTGCGCGAAGGCCTGGAGACCTTCCTGACTGACCAGGAATCGAAAGGCGAGCTGCCGCCCAGCCTCTGGGTGGCGGTCACCCACTTCCAGAGCTGGTACGCGGATCGCCTGGATGGCTCCTTTCCCTACGAGCGCTTCCTCATGGACGAGCTGCTGCCCCTGCTGGAGGCCCAGCATCCGGGCTTTGGCGGAACGCCGAGGGCCCGCTCCATCGCGGGCCTGAGCATGGGCGGCTTCGGGGCCCTGAACCTCGCGGCCCGCACCAAGGCCTTCTCCCGCTGCCTCGCCCTGTCCCCGGCTTTCGTGAAGGCCCCCTTCACCAGCTACCAGTGGTTCATCCGACGCAGCCTGCGCCGGACCTTCCCCCAGGATCCCGCCCTTTTCGCCCCGTGGAATCCCTGGACGCACCTTGGAGGTGAGACCGAGCTGGTGATCGGCGCCGGGACCGAGGACCGGTACCACCTGGCCGGAGCCTGCCGCGACTTCGCGCAGCGCTGCGAGGAGCGGGGCCGTCCGGTCCACCTGGACCTGCGCCCAGGTGGTCATGACTGGACCTACTGGACCCCCACCTTCAAGGACTGGATGCCGTGGCTCATCCGCGTGCCGGACAGTGGCACGGGCAGGAATCCCGGCCCCGGCACCCCGGCCCCCAGCCTGGTCAGGGAATAACGAGGGACGCCACAGCCGTGATTCTCCAGGTGCCTTCCGGGCCGATTGGATCTAGGCTCGACCGATGACCTGGAAGCCGCGTCCCCGGGCAGGGGTGGATCACCTCGCCCTGCCCCTCGATCCCCGCCAGGGCTACCTGCTCTCGCTGCTGGATGGCGCCCTCGACGTGCCGACCCTCGCCGCCCTCATGAACCTGGGTGAGGATGAGGTCACCAGCCTGCTTGATGACTTGGTACGCATGGGCGCCGTGGCGTCGCTGAACCAAGCGCCCGCGGCGCGCCCTGCGATGGAGGCCGACCCAGAGCCGGTCCCAGCGCCGGAGGCCACAGTGGATCCAGAAGCCACGGATCCGACGGAAGAGGATCCCCTCGCCGCCGGCAGGGCCACGACCCACCGCCAGCTCTTCGAGTTGCACCTGCACGGCCGGCCCCAGGATGAGCGGGTGGCCCAGGCGAAGGTGGCGGTGGAGCCCGATCTCTGCGCCTGGTGCTTCGACCCCACAGCGGAGGTCATCCGGGCCGTGCTGGAGAACCCCCGGGTGGGCGGCCTCCACGCCCGGCTCATCGCGGCCCACCACCGCACCACGGCCGGGCTGGAGGCCCTCGGCGGGCGCCCGGCCTTCACCCAGGATGGCGGCGTGCGCCGCGCCCTGCTGCAGAACCCCCTCCTGCCTCCGGGGCTCTACCGCCGCCTCTGGTCCACCAGGCGCCTGCTGGACCAGTACCTGGTGGCCATCTCCCGGGAGGCGCCGGAGCAGGTCCGCGCCATGGCCCGCGACGTATTGCGGGCCAGCTTCACCCAGCGGGCGGGCGAGGAGCGCGCGGAGCTCATCCTCTCCACGGAGGGCCGCTGCCTGGCCAGCCTCGTGGGCCTCACCATCGACAGCCACGCCACGGCCATCCTCTGCCGGCGCACCTACACCTCCACCCTGCTGGTCCAGAACATCGCCCGCTGGAGCGCGGCCCCGCCCCAGCTCATCGCCCACCTCCGCCGCCAGGACCTGGTGAAACGGAACCCAGTCCTGCGACAGATGCTGGAGCGGCATCCGAACGCAAGCTGAGCGAGGGCCGTTCTGAGGCCGATGGATCCCGCCCCGGGCTAATCCAGGCGGCCTGACCAACCGTAGCAAATGCACCCACCTCATGATCGCAGTCGGCCCCGCCTTTGCGCCAAGCCATGAGACCGTGCACCCCGTGAGGTTCTCGCCATGACAAGCCATTGCTTCCTCGGCAAGCCGGATCGAGTGGGCCGCAGCCTCCTGCCGATGCTTCTGGCCGCGATGCTGAGCGCGGAAACGCCCATCACGCGGATCGAGTGGTCGGACCTCCCTGCGGCCATCGTCGACAAGGCTCCCGACCTGCGCACGGGCTACCTCGTCGTCCCGGAGCGCCGCTTCCCCACCCCGGGCCAGCGCACGGTGAGGCTGCCGTTCATCATCATGAAGAGCCGGAGCGCATCCCCCCGGGCGGACCCGGTCCTCTTCACCGCGGGCGGTCCCGGGGGGAGCTCGCTCGGCGCGGCCAGGAACCGGCAGCGCAACCCGCTCCTCGATGAGCGCGACGTGATCCTCATCGAGCAGCGGGGCACGCACTGGGCCGAGCCGAGCCTCATGTCGCCTGCGATTGATGCCGCCCTGCGCTCCGGCTGGGGAAAGCGTCTCAACGGAGACCCCGAACCCGCCGCCGTCCGCCAGGCCATGGCCTCGACACTGCGGCAGTTCCGAAGCCAGGGCATCGACCTGGCGGGCTACACCACCCGGGAGAGCGCCGCCGACATCGCGGAACTGCGCCGGCTGCTCGCGATCCCCTCCTGGAACCTCTATGGCGTCTCCTACAGCACGAAGCTGATGCTGACGGTCCTGCGGGATCACCCCGAAGGCGTCCGTTCCGCCATCCTGGATTCGGTGCTGCCGCTGGAGGCCGACTGGGACGAGTCGGCCCCGGCCAACATCCTGGCCGTCCTGGAGCGCGTGCTGCAGGTCTGCACCGAGGACGCCTCCCTGCGAGAGCACTGTCCCGACCTGCGGAACCGCTTCCGGGGCCTGCTGACTGCGGCCAACCTGCACCCGGTCCCCATCGCGATCAAGAACCCCATGGATGGCACGCCGCTCACGGTGCGGCTCGACGGAGCGGGCATCATGAACTGCGTCTATGCGGCGCTCGAGTCCGCCGGCGGCATCCGCCGCCTGCCCCTGGTCCTCGATGCGGCTTGTCGCGGCGAGACCCAGGCCCTGGGGCCCTTCCTGGAGGAGTACCTGGGCTCCACCCAGGGCTCTGCCATCGGCATGCGGCTGGCCATCTGGTGCAACGAGGAATTCCCCTTCGAGCGGCCCGACCGGATGCTCCGCCCCTTGGGGCTGCCCCCCGAGTTGAAGACCTTCGTCCAGACGGCGGTCCATCCCGCGGCGCTGACCGATTGGCCACAGGGGCGACCTGATCCCGCCGAGAACCGGCCCGTGTCCAGCACCCTGCCAGTGCTCATCGCCGCCGGCGAATTCGACCCGGACACGCCCATCGCCTGGGCGCGCAGCACCTCAGCTCGGCTCCCCGGCGCGCACCTGATCGCGTTCGCCGGCATGTCCCACGTGCCCCTGTTCAGCCATCCCGAAGCGGCCCGCATCATGAAGGCCTTCCTGGCGGATCCCGCGCGTCGTCCGGAGCCGGGCACCATCGGAACCCGGCCCTCGTTCCTGCACGCGCTCCCATCGGCGAAATAAAAGCGGGGCCTAGACCCGCTGTTCTATTGGAACTCGGCGGCCTTCCTCCCCACGTTGGCCAGGGCGGTGGCGTTGGTGCCATTGATGTTCACGGTGAGGTCCGGCGTGAACCAGGACTGGTAAGTGGCCTCGTCGATGAGCAGGTTCAGGACGGGGCTGGCGGGGTGGTTCTTCACGACCTGGTTGTAGGGGTCGTCGCCGTGATCCAGGTAGAGCTTCTCGGAGGGGAAGTAGGCCAGCTCGTGGCCGCAGATCCAGACGGGCTGCACCGGCACGTTGAGCACCCGGAGCACAGCATGGAGGAAGCCCACGCTGCCGTGGCAGCCGGCGGTCCAGTGCTGCGTCCCAAGGCCAGGGTTGTTCGCATCGACGGTGCCATTCACGATCTTCGAGAGCGGCACGTGGCCCCGGTACTGCCACACGGCCTGGTGGTTACCGAAGGTGTCGGCACCATAGAAGTGCCACATGTTGCCGCGCATCCACTCCATGACCTTGCCGATGGTCTCCTGCCGCGTGGCGCCGATGAGCCCCGCCTGCTGCAGCCAGGGGTAGGTCCACATGGGCGGCGCGAAGGTCGTGTGGGGCCGCGTGTCGGCGCGCAGGGCCGGCGGATAGGCCCCCGCGTAGGTGCCCATCCAGAAGTTCCCGTTCGGCAGGTACCAGGCCATCACGCTGCTGTCGAGGAGGTAGCGCAGGGTCTCGTCCGTGTCGTCCACCAGGCTCCAGGGCAGCGGGTGGCTGAGCTCCTGGGCCAGGGCGAAGGCCACGTGGGCGACGTAGAGCTTCCACATGTGCGCGGGCGTCACCCACTGGAGGGTCGTGAGGGTGTCGATGTTGGTCTGAGGGTGCTGGTTGACGGGCTCGTCCGTGAGCCCCGCGGAATCCATGGCGACCTGGTGGGCCCCCTGGGCGAACCAGGCCTTGGCATCCAGGAAGGCCTGGTTGAGGTCGGCCTGCTGCTGGGGCGACCAGGCGGTCCAGGCCACCTTGTCCGCGTCCGCGGGGGCCTGGTAGAGGTTTCCGAGGTTTGCTGGCCGGAACTGCCAGCGGATGGCCGAGGCCACCCGCGGATGCGCCACCAGCCAGGTGGCCAGCTCGGGCCGCACCGTCACGTGGACGGTGGCGCTCGTGACGCTGCCGCCATAGGCATCGCTGACCACCGCGTGGAAGGCCGCCCCGTCATCGACCGTCGTCAGGGATGCCGAGGTGTAGGTGGGACCCGTGGCCCCGGCGATGGGAGCGCCATCCCGCCACCACTGGTATCCCAGCGTTCCCGTGCCCGTGGCGGACACCGTGAAGACGGCCGCCGCCTGGTAGTCCACGGTGGCATCGACGGGCTGGAGGCTGATACTGGGCGGGAGCGGGTTCACGGTGAGCTGGGGCGACACCGACGAGCTGCCGCCCGAGTTGGTGGCGGTGATGAGGTAGCTCGCGGTGGCGCTGAGGGTCGTGGGCGTCCCGCTGAGGGTGCCGTCCGAGGTGCTGAAGACCAGCCCCGCCGGGGCCGCGGGCGCGATCGACCAGGACACGGCGGGACCGCCGCTGTTCGTCGGCAGGAGCGTGGTGATGGCCTGGCCCGTGGTGAAGGTGTAGCTGCCGCTGCCGTAGCTGATGGCCGGAGGGACGTCCACTACGGTCAGCTGGACCTGGGCCTGGGTGGATCCGCCGGGGCCGGTGCCGGTGATCGTATAGACAGCCGCAGGCTTGAGGGCGGTCGGTGTCCCGGTGAGGACACCGCTGGCCGGATCCAGGACCAGGCCTGCCGGCAGGACGGGCGCGACGCTGAAGGTGCGGATCTCGCCACCGGACCAGGTAGGGCGGTTCGCCGGGGCCGCCTGGGCCAGGGTGTAGACCGCCGGGTTGCTGCCGTAGACCAGTGCCGATGGGGCGGGCGGCGGCGCGGAGCCGCCCCCTCCGCCGCAACCCAGGAGCGCTCCGAGGACCAGAAGGAGAGATCGCCAGCTGGGTCCAGTCCCGCGCGCTTCGATCCCCATCTCCCACCCCCTGGGTCCCTTATCGACCCGGGGTCGGGATCCGTTGATCCCCGATTCCCCTAGGCGTAGAGCCGCTGGAGTCCGGGGTCCTGGGTGAGTTCTTCGATGAGGTCGCGGACGCTCACCAGCTCGCGGAGCTTGGCGCCGTTGCTGCCCGTGAAGAAGAGGCCGCTCTCCTCGTTGCCCTGCATGGCGTCGGCCAGGCGGTCGGCGATGCAGTAGCCCACGGCCATGGCGCCCTTGCCGTGGCCGCAGGGGCTGAGGCAGTTGCTCACGCAGCGCACCAGCGGCGCGGTGCCGGCCTCGATGTTCCGCTGCAGGCTGGTGCGGACGCCCCGGGCCGGCAGGCCCACGGGGGATTTCATGAGGCCGATGTCCTCGGCCTTGGCGCGGAGGATGACCTCCTTGAAGATCGGCGAGGCATCGCACTCAAAGGTGCCGATGAAGCGGGTGCCCATCTGCACGCCATCGGCACCCAGGGCCAGGAAGCGCTGGATGTCCGCGTGATCCCAGACGCCGCCGGCCACCAGGATGGGGAACTCGCCCCACTTGTTCCGCTCCTCGATCACTTCGGGGAGGATGTTCTCCAGCGTGTGGGCCGGATCCAGGCA contains these protein-coding regions:
- a CDS encoding TlpA disulfide reductase family protein — protein: MPRLSQWRGTVLLLATSCLALSVPAAAQAPTAQAAAVNLKVGDMAPAFTPGTWIKGEPLSALAKGQVYVLEFWATWCGPCKAAIPHVSGFAKKYAGKITFIGVNVLETGKTPEDMDQKVKDFVKEKGATMDYLVCRDTRDEQMNTNWMKAAGLEGIPATFIVDGSGRLVWQGHPMAMEPVLEKVAAGTFDPVAEKAAADANAEVERAIGKEMAANNWQGVMDLLPKYKALDPVSKDWGGYFKFMALLRLDPNAAQEMFDRMHKERPDLTITYLGQIAAADGLAKSWYTNAATELKELVKKDKVWYGMLAKVQAKAGDFKGAAKSKAADIKQLRARIPEILKEHPDAGAMIKSKLAEEEAKLKEYRSAAAKQH
- a CDS encoding HD-GYP domain-containing protein, which gives rise to MILQADLRHLICTLSDALDLVGVDDVGHGKRVGVMAAECGRRAGLAPEEVTFLFDLGMLHDIGVSSTQVHHNIITTFAAPDVQAHCDTGAGLLASFQPLASLAPAVKRHHTPWTRLMEEGIDPALAWQANLVFLVDRVDALAVTHHSQGSPILHAPEIRERIRQHSGTDFNPELVDLFLETSGSEAFWLMLEPRPMNDFIQEVHSQRLGYAASMGDLRQLAEIFSRIVDAKSPFTAEHSLGVAELSRFLARKMELGESSQRKLEIAGLLHDVGKLRVPDEILDKPGQLDWQERQVINTHSFETYQILRHLHGFEEIAQWTAHHHEAPGGGGYPFHLDASLLPLEARILRIADIFQAMVQDRPYRRGLNQTQALAFMTNLSARGLAEPEIVAHLVSCGGEAMAAAHAGVRRDQA
- a CDS encoding histidine triad nucleotide-binding protein, which produces MSAPTSECLFCKIARKEIPSAIVYEDDTLIAFKDIFPQAPVHLLIIPKVHCEGLGDLTPEAEAAAARVPRLAAKLAAEHGIQASGWRLISNCGADGGQTVFHLHFHLLGGKPLGGKLCQ
- a CDS encoding tRNA (cytidine(34)-2'-O)-methyltransferase produces the protein MFHIILHQPEIPQNTGSIGRLCVNNGAKLHLVHPLGFETTDAQVRRAGLDYWEKLDPTHYENWEDFLARNPAKRLWFFSTKGARRHTQVPWAYGDGLVFGRETVGLPDDLLEANRDHLVRIPMLGDHHRSLNQAQAAAIGLYEALRQTENW
- a CDS encoding cobalamin B12-binding domain-containing protein, encoding MSQAPIRVVIAKPGLDGHDRGAKVVARALRDAGMEVIYTGLRQTPQQIAAAVVQEDARVLGMSILSGAHNQIFPEVLRLLKEQGADDVLVFAGGIIPDEDIPALKAAGIREIFQPGTNTDDIVAFIRSAIHD
- the radA gene encoding DNA repair protein RadA, which translates into the protein MAKTSPLYECTACGARHPKAMGKCTACGSWDTVQEVRGALKRDLQRAGSAYAQSHYSGPIALPDVDVSDTQRIPTGLRELDRVLGGGVVPGMVALLGGEPGIGKSTLLLQWAATTSGTVLYASGEESERQIKLRAQRLGAENPGIHLLAETDVRRILEEAERMKPGLLLVDSIQTLFDPDFESSAGSVSQVRGCAALLTRWAKTTGTPLVLVGHVTKDGSLAGPKVLEHLVDTVLAFEGDRHHHHRLLRALKNRFGAAFELGVFAMTEKGLVPAEGNPFFLDAEPRPGCAATVVLSGTRPMVVEIQALVASAGLGIPRRTALGIDGQRLAMLCAVAERRGGVQLHDRDVYVNVAGGLEIEDPAADLAVIAALCSSAGGRLLAEKCLFMGEVGLTGEVRPVAQLPLRLQEGARLGFACAAVPRLGFEGKSPLELFLETSVERLRGKAWLKGVVEE
- a CDS encoding AAA family ATPase, coding for MITKLSLENWKSFEKGELHFDPMTVLIGTNASGKSNALDALMFLYRSVSGTNLTSSIRGEQNLPAVRGGLDWAARSPGNKFRIGVTVEPFQQDQLEIISEYTYTIECVINANRCEVNSESIIRKKYKVSKNGTRKFIQNAEVGLLRTDLCAIGSPTITARLYNGKSGTVRFMTRSSSLLFQLNNTELALDISEGVSLLVSDFKKIFILDPIPSHMRDYRKLSDELEPDANNVAGVLAAFPPKEKAEIEAQITEFTRALPEKDIKHVFAEAVGKYNSDAMLYCEEGWNADSKNQIVDARGMSDGTLRFIAIVTALLTRPIQSLLVIEEVDNGLHPSRAKILINMLKKLSAKRHIDLLITTHNATLLDEMGPEMLAFIAIAHRDSITGNSHISLLDDIEPLAKLLASNSVGKLSSRGVIENALSKLNGSQA
- a CDS encoding alpha/beta hydrolase translates to MQLVLFLPGAWDGPEDFLREGLETFLTDQESKGELPPSLWVAVTHFQSWYADRLDGSFPYERFLMDELLPLLEAQHPGFGGTPRARSIAGLSMGGFGALNLAARTKAFSRCLALSPAFVKAPFTSYQWFIRRSLRRTFPQDPALFAPWNPWTHLGGETELVIGAGTEDRYHLAGACRDFAQRCEERGRPVHLDLRPGGHDWTYWTPTFKDWMPWLIRVPDSGTGRNPGPGTPAPSLVRE